Proteins encoded by one window of Vampirovibrionales bacterium:
- a CDS encoding ATP-dependent helicase: protein MTRALLKVSGPPGSGKSALLTREALRAIDEDGLTPQSVCLLALAPAQQATLETLLARAAQGRSNDNWRQIRIWTMARFCQSLLRRFHAACGEQGAFTGIVSPVEARWRFYSLSCAMAERELTPLSRWRAPLRQPSLATDMSRLAIALDALPLPLEAREGWFHALCETPDAAETASPFKAIATLLARDVASRARRGRLTFHESLMACERLLKENDDARNFLAQDTRLLLIDEAQELGPLHVGLLQALPEETRLALAGVDGLCLRETQGAQPQLFEDPRRFWSQSDLAITLAPAPHEMTCWRDNAALIHWADAWLTQGGAVQSGILAQGVSFDPQALRDAARFGCFADADSEAQAIAQALRRERRQTATPWSQMMIVLRSAHRDDPLFITLTAALAESGIPFQSPHASAPETADATESKPSQEEAGGVTAQRALYWGLKTLESCARWQALDEEATADQAALRRAHMGDLLAHARAWHNATVNDDGALESDIAQCLGEWEALAQERSPQASWDAIRAKQADGALPPPFQRLLDAGQRYENSPRDLLALCWTLACAGSHAPVSPHRANAAAWGGFFSALQTWRRDAQGEAACADRDPLRDVDVWFADLWPVDEGRPATPRDAVWLLTPLQAQGREATVVFTPFLTQGAFPQSAQTWPVLGESGRERFAEGWRVVCAGEMPPAAFDPPAQRRVRALSEEARWLALALTRARRQAYVSTHLATQNRQGVSESTSPSEFWTSLTTTYALLSESPLEKLQAGSGDGWFPAAAIDPLPAPEPSGPTRHYTGRSPWAHLSRQPDALLFAPEETLTLSASGVKNYQTCPRQFFYGRLMSLGGASTPQAALGTVMHEVMAVFNRQGAPYTADHLQGLARDLFQSADAANGEAPDRAQPSLWSESTRRAIARLTPIQREDAYTELTGAICDLQRQGYFESPPRRTLVEQRFSFVLPQAGRCQITGQIDALRQKLDGRWDLIDYKWGRSLFPQPKADNRLKQLLASFQPPPADANPTGKPPAARDYQIPLYALALRESDTLRRLLSPEDGAPQWGDAGLQMLRSPVQGGNGSVAVSTPLETLGPLLDEVARDIRQRVSDPVLSSAHLPATPGACCARCGFQEICDASAPTIEDDNAEGGPDDD from the coding sequence ATGACCCGCGCGCTGCTTAAAGTCAGCGGCCCGCCGGGCAGCGGCAAGTCGGCGCTTTTGACGCGCGAAGCGTTACGCGCCATCGATGAAGACGGCCTGACGCCGCAAAGCGTGTGTCTGCTGGCGCTGGCGCCCGCGCAACAGGCGACGCTTGAAACCTTACTGGCGCGCGCAGCGCAGGGGCGAAGCAACGACAACTGGCGGCAGATTCGCATCTGGACGATGGCGCGGTTTTGCCAATCGCTGTTGCGGCGTTTTCATGCGGCGTGCGGCGAACAGGGGGCCTTTACGGGCATCGTGTCGCCGGTTGAAGCGCGCTGGCGATTCTACAGTCTGTCCTGCGCGATGGCTGAACGTGAATTGACGCCACTTTCGCGGTGGCGCGCGCCGTTACGCCAGCCCTCGCTTGCAACGGATATGTCTCGATTGGCGATTGCGCTCGACGCGCTTCCCCTGCCATTAGAAGCGCGCGAGGGGTGGTTTCATGCCTTATGTGAAACGCCTGACGCCGCCGAGACGGCCTCTCCCTTTAAAGCGATTGCAACCCTGTTGGCGCGCGACGTCGCAAGCCGTGCGCGGCGCGGGCGCCTGACCTTCCATGAAAGCCTGATGGCGTGCGAGCGCCTGCTGAAAGAAAACGACGACGCCCGGAATTTTCTCGCCCAGGACACCCGCCTGTTGCTGATTGACGAAGCGCAAGAGCTGGGACCGCTTCATGTTGGCCTGTTACAGGCGTTACCCGAGGAGACGCGCCTTGCGCTGGCAGGCGTCGACGGGCTGTGTCTGCGCGAGACGCAAGGGGCGCAACCACAATTGTTTGAGGATCCGCGTCGTTTCTGGAGCCAGTCCGATCTGGCCATCACCTTGGCGCCCGCGCCTCACGAAATGACGTGCTGGCGCGACAACGCTGCGCTAATTCACTGGGCTGACGCATGGCTGACGCAGGGGGGCGCCGTCCAAAGCGGGATTCTGGCGCAAGGCGTCTCGTTTGACCCGCAAGCCTTGCGCGACGCGGCGCGTTTTGGATGCTTTGCAGACGCAGACAGCGAGGCGCAGGCGATCGCACAGGCGCTCAGACGTGAACGCCGCCAGACAGCGACGCCCTGGTCACAGATGATGATCGTCTTACGCAGCGCGCATCGAGACGATCCCCTCTTCATCACGCTGACGGCGGCGCTGGCGGAAAGCGGCATCCCGTTTCAGTCGCCCCATGCCTCAGCGCCAGAGACGGCAGATGCGACAGAATCGAAGCCTTCGCAAGAGGAAGCCGGCGGCGTGACGGCGCAGCGGGCGCTGTACTGGGGCCTCAAGACGCTGGAAAGCTGCGCGCGCTGGCAAGCGCTCGATGAAGAAGCGACGGCCGATCAAGCCGCGCTGCGCCGCGCGCACATGGGCGATCTGCTGGCGCATGCGCGCGCCTGGCATAACGCCACAGTGAATGACGACGGCGCGCTCGAGTCGGACATCGCGCAATGTCTGGGCGAATGGGAGGCGCTGGCGCAGGAACGCTCGCCGCAAGCGAGTTGGGACGCCATCCGCGCGAAACAGGCGGATGGCGCCTTGCCGCCGCCGTTTCAACGCCTGCTGGATGCCGGACAACGCTATGAAAACAGCCCGCGCGATCTGCTCGCCTTATGCTGGACGCTCGCTTGCGCGGGATCCCACGCGCCGGTATCGCCGCATCGCGCCAACGCCGCCGCCTGGGGCGGGTTTTTCAGCGCATTGCAAACATGGCGGCGCGACGCCCAGGGCGAGGCCGCTTGCGCCGATCGCGATCCGCTGCGGGATGTCGACGTGTGGTTTGCGGACCTCTGGCCTGTCGATGAGGGGAGACCGGCAACCCCTCGCGATGCCGTATGGCTGCTGACCCCTTTGCAGGCCCAGGGCCGTGAAGCGACGGTCGTCTTCACGCCGTTTCTCACACAAGGCGCGTTTCCGCAAAGCGCGCAGACGTGGCCCGTGTTGGGGGAGTCCGGCCGTGAGCGTTTCGCCGAAGGCTGGCGCGTCGTGTGCGCTGGCGAGATGCCGCCGGCGGCGTTCGATCCGCCCGCGCAACGGCGCGTGCGCGCCCTAAGCGAAGAGGCCCGGTGGCTGGCGCTGGCCTTGACGCGCGCGCGACGGCAAGCGTACGTCTCCACCCATCTAGCGACGCAGAACCGGCAAGGCGTAAGCGAGTCTACGTCGCCATCTGAGTTCTGGACGTCTTTGACGACGACTTACGCTCTGCTAAGCGAGAGCCCGCTTGAAAAGCTGCAAGCAGGAAGTGGAGACGGATGGTTTCCTGCCGCAGCCATTGACCCGCTCCCTGCGCCCGAGCCCTCCGGCCCGACGCGCCATTATACGGGCCGTTCGCCATGGGCGCATCTGAGTCGCCAGCCAGACGCCCTGCTGTTTGCGCCGGAGGAAACGCTCACGCTGAGCGCGAGCGGGGTCAAGAATTATCAGACCTGTCCCCGACAGTTTTTCTATGGGCGGCTGATGTCGCTGGGAGGCGCGTCCACGCCGCAGGCGGCATTGGGAACGGTGATGCATGAGGTCATGGCGGTTTTCAATCGACAGGGCGCGCCTTATACTGCAGACCATCTGCAAGGGCTCGCCCGCGATCTCTTTCAGTCGGCGGACGCCGCAAATGGCGAAGCGCCGGACCGCGCGCAACCCAGCCTCTGGAGCGAATCCACTCGGCGCGCCATCGCCCGCCTGACGCCCATCCAGCGAGAAGATGCCTATACGGAGCTGACCGGCGCCATCTGCGACCTGCAACGCCAAGGTTATTTTGAGTCCCCGCCCCGCCGCACGCTGGTCGAGCAACGTTTCTCATTTGTCCTGCCGCAAGCCGGGCGCTGCCAGATCACCGGCCAAATTGACGCCCTTCGCCAGAAGCTGGATGGACGTTGGGACTTAATCGATTACAAATGGGGCCGTTCTCTTTTCCCCCAGCCCAAGGCAGACAACCGGCTCAAGCAGCTTCTGGCCTCTTTTCAGCCCCCGCCTGCGGATGCCAACCCGACGGGAAAACCGCCCGCCGCGCGGGATTATCAAATTCCCCTCTATGCGCTGGCCTTACGCGAAAGCGACACCCTGCGCCGATTGCTTTCGCCTGAAGACGGCGCGCCGCAGTGGGGCGATGCGGGCCTGCAAATGCTGCGTTCGCCGGTCCAGGGCGGCAATGGGAGCGTCGCGGTAAGCACGCCGCTGGAAACGCTGGGGCCGCTGCTTGATGAAGTAGCGCGCGATATTCGCCAGCGGGTGAGCGATCCGGTTTTATCCAGCGCGCATCTGCCCGCCACGCCGGGGGCGTGCTGCGCCAGATGCGGATTTCAGGAAATTTGCGACGCGAGTGCGCCGACAATCGAGGACGACAACGCGGAAGGAGGGCCGGACGATGACTAG
- a CDS encoding polyprenyl synthetase family protein, translating into MDFQRLASIVAFLALYAKRPVLTARAPFADNSAMTALSPTPALRDLIAPAAPWLETVRERMRAIVPPEGELLMVALDQSLGADGKLLRPLLTLLCALATLPPGSSPNEGHLETAAAAELIHIATLLHDDVLDDADLRRGRPTVRASFGNRVAILAGDYLLAQASRKLAAVGDIRVVSLFSDVLAALCDGEVEQIRASYSVSASDWDSYRRKTIGKTASLFAACCEAPAHLNGLCADNAASLRAFGEQVGIAFQIMDDLLDFTASESELGKPVMDDLRNGLLNAPALLALESSYGGDMRSAVQALFKAQGQDFDAAQSPQAIQTALADIQRVMSAAGVFDKTRALAQSRVDQAIDALGFLPPSDAKDALIALARFTLARRS; encoded by the coding sequence ATGGATTTTCAGCGTCTGGCGTCTATTGTCGCATTTTTAGCCCTGTACGCAAAGCGACCTGTTTTGACGGCGCGCGCGCCTTTCGCGGATAATAGCGCCATGACGGCCCTTTCTCCGACGCCTGCGCTGCGCGATCTGATCGCGCCAGCTGCGCCATGGCTGGAGACGGTTCGCGAGCGGATGCGCGCCATTGTCCCGCCAGAGGGCGAGTTGCTGATGGTCGCGCTCGATCAGTCGCTGGGCGCCGACGGCAAGCTGTTGCGGCCCCTGCTGACGTTGCTGTGCGCGCTGGCGACGCTGCCGCCGGGCTCCTCTCCAAACGAGGGGCATCTGGAAACCGCCGCCGCCGCCGAGTTGATTCATATCGCGACGCTCTTGCACGATGATGTGCTGGACGATGCGGATCTGCGGCGCGGCCGTCCGACGGTTCGGGCCTCTTTCGGCAATCGCGTGGCGATTCTGGCGGGCGATTACCTCCTGGCCCAGGCCAGTCGCAAGTTGGCCGCTGTGGGTGATATTCGCGTCGTTTCGTTGTTTTCAGACGTTCTGGCGGCGCTGTGCGATGGCGAAGTCGAGCAGATCCGCGCCAGTTATTCTGTCAGCGCCAGCGATTGGGACAGTTACCGGCGCAAAACCATCGGAAAAACCGCCAGTCTGTTTGCGGCCTGCTGCGAGGCCCCGGCGCATCTCAATGGGCTTTGCGCCGACAACGCCGCTTCGCTGCGCGCGTTTGGCGAGCAGGTGGGAATCGCCTTCCAGATCATGGATGATCTGCTCGACTTTACGGCCAGCGAATCCGAACTGGGCAAGCCGGTGATGGACGATCTGCGCAACGGCTTGCTGAATGCGCCCGCGTTGCTGGCTTTAGAATCGTCGTATGGCGGCGATATGCGCTCAGCGGTGCAAGCGCTGTTTAAGGCCCAAGGCCAGGATTTCGATGCTGCGCAATCGCCACAAGCGATTCAGACAGCTCTTGCCGACATTCAGCGCGTGATGAGCGCTGCCGGCGTCTTTGACAAGACGCGAGCGCTGGCGCAATCGCGCGTCGATCAGGCCATCGATGCGCTGGGGTTTCTGCCCCCGTCGGACGCCAAAGACGCCTTAATCGCCTTGGCGCGCTTTACGCTGGCCAGACGGTCGTAG
- the purH gene encoding bifunctional phosphoribosylaminoimidazolecarboxamide formyltransferase/IMP cyclohydrolase, translating into MSFVPENRPYAFISVYDKQGLEPLARALSEVYGYGLISTGGTRAFLQERGVSCIDSETITGFGDLLEGRVKSLHPDIFAPILAKRGKAGHETRFTIDVVVVNLYPFESARLTPQATQDPLYLLDYIDIGGSSLIRAAAKNYPAVNVLCDPAQYDGFLQELKLGGGHSSLPFRQKLALQAFQRSQAYESAISQEFERQTSDAHATPSGNAAGESALPARVTLDLRKIRDLRYGENPHQRAALYGLGHTQADFTQLHGKELSFNNLLDMQAAWALACEFRQSAVCAIIKHNNPCGVALGRNAADAYQRAFSVDPLSAFGGVVAFNAPVCAETARQMKDVFLEVVIAPAFEPQALEILESKKNLRLIQRALPPADAPAPMDLKPFGAHAFLAQVADGAVASDIADRLREGSLQAISQRQPTDEQMADLLFAWRVVKHVKSNAIVLAKDGRTVGLGIGQTSRIGALEIALRQACDEAKDAVMASDGFLPAEDNVAAAAQARVAAIIQPGGSIKDKDVIALANQSQIAMVATGLREFRH; encoded by the coding sequence ATGTCGTTTGTCCCGGAGAATCGCCCGTACGCCTTTATCAGCGTTTACGACAAACAGGGGCTAGAACCCTTGGCACGGGCCCTCAGCGAGGTTTACGGCTACGGCCTGATTTCAACCGGCGGCACGCGCGCCTTTTTACAGGAACGCGGCGTGAGCTGCATCGATAGCGAAACCATCACGGGCTTCGGCGATTTGCTCGAAGGCCGCGTAAAAAGCCTGCATCCCGATATTTTCGCCCCCATCCTCGCCAAACGGGGCAAAGCGGGCCACGAGACGCGATTTACGATTGATGTCGTCGTCGTCAATCTCTATCCCTTTGAGAGCGCTCGCCTGACGCCGCAGGCAACGCAAGATCCGCTCTATCTGCTCGATTACATCGATATCGGCGGCTCGTCCCTGATTCGCGCTGCGGCCAAGAACTATCCCGCCGTCAACGTCCTGTGCGATCCGGCGCAATACGACGGCTTTCTGCAAGAGCTTAAGCTGGGCGGCGGGCACAGCAGCCTGCCATTTCGCCAGAAGCTGGCCTTGCAGGCCTTCCAACGCTCCCAGGCCTATGAGTCGGCGATTTCTCAGGAGTTTGAGCGTCAGACTTCAGACGCCCACGCGACACCAAGCGGTAACGCCGCCGGCGAATCCGCCTTACCGGCGCGCGTGACGCTGGATCTGCGCAAAATCCGCGATCTGCGCTATGGCGAGAATCCGCACCAGCGCGCCGCTCTCTACGGCCTGGGCCATACTCAGGCCGATTTTACCCAGTTACACGGCAAAGAGCTGTCGTTCAACAACCTGCTGGATATGCAGGCCGCCTGGGCATTGGCCTGTGAATTCAGACAATCGGCCGTCTGCGCGATTATCAAGCATAATAACCCGTGCGGCGTTGCGCTGGGCCGCAATGCGGCAGACGCTTATCAACGCGCGTTTTCGGTGGATCCGCTGAGCGCCTTTGGCGGCGTGGTGGCCTTTAATGCCCCTGTGTGCGCAGAAACCGCCCGCCAGATGAAAGACGTGTTTCTGGAAGTCGTCATCGCCCCGGCCTTTGAGCCGCAAGCGCTGGAGATTCTCGAAAGCAAGAAGAATCTGCGCCTGATTCAGCGGGCACTGCCGCCGGCAGACGCGCCCGCGCCCATGGATCTCAAGCCCTTCGGCGCGCATGCCTTTCTGGCTCAGGTCGCCGATGGCGCGGTCGCAAGCGATATCGCCGATCGTCTGCGCGAAGGCTCCTTACAGGCGATCAGCCAGCGCCAGCCGACCGACGAGCAAATGGCCGACCTGCTCTTCGCCTGGCGGGTCGTCAAACACGTTAAGTCTAACGCCATTGTTCTGGCCAAAGACGGGCGGACAGTGGGGCTGGGCATTGGTCAGACCAGCCGCATTGGCGCGCTGGAAATCGCGCTGCGCCAGGCTTGTGACGAGGCCAAAGACGCCGTGATGGCTTCCGATGGTTTTCTACCCGCAGAAGACAATGTCGCGGCGGCGGCGCAAGCCCGCGTGGCGGCCATTATTCAGCCCGGCGGCTCCATTAAGGACAAGGACGTCATCGCGCTGGCCAATCAGAGCCAGATTGCCATGGTGGCCACCGGCCTGCGCGAGTTCCGGCATTAG